The following proteins come from a genomic window of Trichoplusia ni isolate ovarian cell line Hi5 chromosome 16, tn1, whole genome shotgun sequence:
- the LOC113502006 gene encoding cytochrome b-c1 complex subunit 7-like, producing MAFRTSAVALNNMKRWAYKMAGFNKYGLLRDDCLYETEDVTEALRRIPQNVVDERNFRIVRAIQLSMTKNILPKEEWTKLEEDVLYLTPTVEQVKKEREERENWEKNY from the exons ATGGCTTTCAGAACTTCAGCTGTCGCCTTGA aCAACATGAAAAGATGGGCCTACAAAATGGCTGGATTTAACAAATACG GTCTGCTCCGCGACGACTGCCTCTATGAAACTGAGGACGTCACCGAGGCCCTCCGCAGGATCCCACAAAACGTAGTCGACGAGCGCAACTTCCGCATCGTGCGCGCTATCCAACTCTCCATGACCAAGAACATCCTGCCCAAAGAGGAGTGGACCAAGCTGGAGGAAGATGTCTTATACCTCACTCCCACCGTCGAACAAGTCAAGAAGGAGAGGGAGGAACGCGAGAATTGGgaaaagaattattaa